A single window of Sporosarcina sp. 6E9 DNA harbors:
- the ilvC gene encoding ketol-acid reductoisomerase, translating into MAKMYYNNDIDESVLEEKKIAVIGYGSQGHAHARNLKDSGFDVVVGVRPGKSFDQAKEDGLDVASVKEAAEQADLVMVLLPDERQKQVYVEEIEPALKAGKSLVFAHGFNVHFDEIKPPADVDVFLVAPKGPGHLVRRTFEAGAGVPALFAVYQDASGKAQEVALAYAKGIGSARAGVLETTFKEETETDLFGEQAVLCGGTTALVKAGFEILVEAGYQPELAYFETLHELKLIVDLMYEGGLSGMRYSISDTAQWGDYVAGDRIIDAGTKDRMRELLSEIQSGEFAKGWIEENETGRPNFNAITESEEKHSIEVVGQKLREMMPFVNAGKKEKEVVTSAKD; encoded by the coding sequence ATGGCTAAAATGTATTATAACAACGATATCGATGAGAGTGTTTTAGAAGAAAAGAAAATTGCAGTAATCGGATACGGTTCACAAGGTCACGCACACGCACGTAACTTGAAAGATTCAGGATTTGACGTAGTCGTTGGTGTACGCCCGGGAAAATCATTTGATCAAGCTAAAGAAGATGGCTTGGATGTCGCATCAGTGAAGGAAGCAGCTGAACAAGCAGATCTTGTCATGGTTTTACTGCCAGATGAAAGACAGAAGCAAGTATACGTAGAAGAAATTGAACCTGCACTAAAAGCAGGAAAATCACTCGTCTTCGCTCATGGATTTAACGTTCACTTTGATGAGATTAAACCACCAGCAGACGTTGACGTATTCCTTGTAGCACCAAAAGGTCCAGGTCACCTTGTACGCAGAACATTTGAAGCGGGCGCTGGTGTTCCGGCATTGTTCGCAGTCTATCAAGATGCGTCAGGGAAAGCGCAAGAAGTTGCACTTGCATATGCAAAAGGAATTGGTTCAGCAAGAGCTGGCGTTCTTGAAACGACATTTAAAGAAGAAACTGAAACGGATCTATTTGGAGAACAAGCAGTACTTTGCGGTGGTACAACTGCACTTGTAAAAGCTGGCTTTGAAATCCTTGTCGAAGCGGGTTACCAACCAGAACTTGCTTACTTTGAAACACTCCATGAACTGAAGCTAATCGTTGACCTTATGTATGAGGGTGGACTTTCAGGAATGCGTTATTCGATTTCTGATACAGCGCAGTGGGGAGACTATGTTGCAGGTGACCGGATTATCGATGCAGGGACGAAAGATCGTATGAGAGAACTTCTTTCCGAAATCCAATCAGGCGAGTTCGCAAAAGGATGGATTGAAGAAAACGAAACAGGACGTCCAAACTTTAACGCAATCACTGAAAGTGAAGAAAAACATAGCATTGAGGTAGTCGGTCAAAAACTACGTGAAATGATGCCATTTGTAAACGCAGGTAAGAAAGAGAAAGAAGTGGTGACGAGTGCGAAAGATTGA